The following proteins are encoded in a genomic region of Flammeovirga pectinis:
- a CDS encoding hybrid sensor histidine kinase/response regulator transcription factor — translation MNTNINIKFIFLLLATLLSSLLFAQQKEIPKFENIKFPQSSNGQLIISDIIQDQNGYMWFGTTIGIFRYDGFEMKEYKMYNNPGQPPVKRVTSMVIEDNNTLWISTNIGVFYYSPTKDIIQKSDIDDVGFIHHLNYTREGNLLIGSVNGLMIYNIESKTSETYTHIKGVEKTLSANLVRCTYLDTKGNLWVGTENKLNRIDAKTKEVKKYKLVDKNHGDLIKNNYILSILPFDENDDETLIVGTETGLCKFNTTTGEYQLLNRNNSNLSNPVIKTICRINEDEIWLGTDRGLTIWYTKTDEFRSFFHDSKLKYSINNNIVTQIIKGQKNNIWIGTENGASKVHLKPSFLHFNKTPTGNTQLESDLDINDIKIAKNNDMWITTNNGLVNYSSKSDTYKTFRYPSILHTKTRSTLIKDNGEVWITSLGGLNIYNEKTDSFDKYVAGSKNVKGLNTNYLNFIQEDVSGDTWITSYLGLLRVKELKNKTLEVTNITQNLGNKPIDTYYSTSPIIIYNKKLWAGNGRGVAVLNSNKGKFQPIQFENQKKFKYHNPKFVLGDSSLWLADNKALYKIEKKKPKWVSNFTENIKSLQITEKQIWIATAHTLYALDRKTKKLHKLTQDDTGIDLYKEGSAKDSNGNIYFTGMAGFVSFNPDEVIFNDDVSEVHLTGLKVKDRNIIPNMGLQNTPILTKDINDTDKIVLDYTNNSFSLKFSTIDYKNNNSSKFFYKLEGIDDDWESISKLHHSATYKKLSPGTYIFKIRASKRYQDQPNKILKIVIRSPWWASTFAIIAYIIFFILAIFLLRKLMMGQMKMQNQLELEKYKREENDQLTQQKITFFTNVSHELRTPLTLIKSPLEFMISEEDDPKKLTMLTRMKNNSDRLGRLVNQVLDLRKIEQGGETLNTHQYDIVQFVKSIQDHFEEASLKRGLQVKFTAPFDHYIQEIDVTKMEKVIYNLYSNAIKFTPDDGKIETSIGLTDQDYSENVQDHLFIKVANTGQGIPKEYLTKIFDRFVNVQLPNYNGQKGTGIGLALVRDYVKLHNGQVTVESTENEWTTFTIFLPIQELKFINKNEIEDHVVVSEVEIDSIITSQPEENNYIEEEQEDEITIEDSRPTLLIVEDDVDMQAFLVELFEDEYHILRANNGADGWKLAKSKLPTIIISDWMMPKMNGAKMTEKIKSDLRTSHIPTILLTAKSGIDSKMEGIEMGADEYIEKPFNVDYLKLRVRKLIEQRTMLRENVKKEAIIKPNEVTINSIDENFLTEVIDIIEKKIDNHEFTVKELCEEVGLSHSNLLKKIKSLTGQTVNEFIREYRLKRAAQLLRDSTYNISDVMYMVGFNHPSYFTKMFKEMFKATPKEYRNKHKEEVNG, via the coding sequence ATGAATACTAACATAAATATTAAATTCATTTTTTTACTTCTAGCTACTCTACTTAGTAGTTTACTATTTGCTCAGCAAAAAGAAATACCAAAATTTGAGAACATAAAATTCCCACAATCGTCAAATGGGCAATTAATTATTTCTGATATTATTCAAGATCAAAATGGTTATATGTGGTTTGGCACTACAATAGGTATTTTTAGGTATGATGGTTTTGAGATGAAAGAATACAAAATGTATAATAACCCTGGTCAACCTCCTGTAAAGAGAGTTACATCTATGGTTATTGAAGATAATAATACACTATGGATTAGTACAAATATTGGCGTATTTTATTACTCGCCAACTAAAGATATTATCCAGAAATCTGATATTGATGATGTCGGTTTTATTCATCACCTTAACTACACAAGAGAGGGTAATTTACTTATTGGGAGTGTAAATGGCTTAATGATTTATAACATTGAAAGTAAAACCTCAGAGACATATACACACATAAAAGGAGTAGAAAAAACATTGTCTGCAAATTTAGTAAGGTGTACTTACCTAGATACTAAAGGAAATTTATGGGTAGGAACAGAAAATAAATTGAACAGAATTGATGCTAAAACTAAAGAAGTAAAGAAATATAAACTCGTTGATAAAAACCACGGAGACCTTATTAAAAACAATTACATTCTATCGATCTTACCATTTGATGAAAATGATGATGAAACTTTAATTGTTGGTACAGAAACAGGTTTATGTAAATTCAATACAACTACTGGAGAATATCAGTTGTTGAATAGAAATAATAGTAATCTATCTAACCCAGTAATTAAAACAATATGTAGAATTAACGAAGATGAAATCTGGTTGGGAACAGACAGAGGTTTAACTATTTGGTATACAAAAACTGACGAGTTTCGTTCCTTTTTTCATGATAGTAAATTAAAATACTCTATCAATAATAATATTGTTACTCAGATAATAAAGGGGCAAAAAAATAATATTTGGATAGGGACAGAAAATGGAGCTAGTAAAGTTCACCTCAAACCTTCGTTCTTACATTTTAATAAAACGCCTACTGGTAACACTCAACTAGAAAGTGATCTAGATATAAATGATATCAAAATTGCCAAGAATAATGACATGTGGATAACAACCAACAATGGTCTTGTTAATTACAGTAGTAAATCAGATACATATAAAACGTTTAGGTACCCTTCTATTCTACACACAAAAACAAGAAGTACGCTAATAAAAGATAACGGTGAAGTCTGGATTACTTCTCTTGGTGGTTTAAATATTTATAATGAAAAAACGGATTCTTTTGATAAATACGTTGCCGGATCTAAAAATGTAAAAGGATTAAACACCAACTATTTAAATTTTATCCAAGAAGATGTATCAGGAGATACCTGGATTACTTCCTACCTTGGTTTATTAAGAGTAAAAGAACTAAAAAATAAAACTTTAGAGGTTACAAACATCACACAGAATTTAGGTAATAAACCAATAGATACTTATTATTCTACATCACCTATTATAATTTACAACAAAAAATTATGGGCTGGAAATGGTAGAGGAGTAGCCGTTTTAAATAGTAATAAAGGTAAGTTTCAACCTATTCAGTTTGAAAACCAAAAGAAATTTAAGTATCACAATCCTAAATTTGTTCTTGGAGATTCATCATTATGGTTAGCTGATAATAAGGCACTTTATAAAATAGAGAAAAAGAAACCTAAATGGGTCTCGAATTTTACAGAAAATATAAAGTCGTTACAAATTACTGAAAAACAGATTTGGATAGCGACAGCACATACGCTTTATGCTTTAGATCGAAAAACAAAAAAATTACATAAACTTACACAAGACGATACAGGTATTGACCTTTACAAAGAAGGTTCTGCAAAGGATAGCAATGGGAATATTTATTTTACGGGTATGGCTGGCTTTGTATCATTTAACCCCGATGAAGTTATTTTCAATGATGATGTGAGTGAAGTTCACCTTACTGGCTTAAAGGTAAAAGATCGTAATATTATTCCAAATATGGGTCTTCAAAATACTCCCATTCTAACAAAGGATATAAATGATACAGATAAGATTGTATTAGATTACACTAATAATTCCTTTTCTCTTAAATTTTCTACCATCGATTATAAAAATAATAATTCTTCTAAATTCTTTTACAAATTAGAAGGTATTGACGATGATTGGGAGAGTATTAGTAAACTTCATCATAGTGCAACTTATAAAAAACTAAGCCCCGGTACTTATATATTTAAAATTAGAGCTTCTAAAAGATATCAAGATCAACCCAATAAGATCTTGAAAATTGTTATTAGATCACCTTGGTGGGCAAGTACATTTGCTATAATTGCATATATCATTTTCTTTATTCTAGCTATTTTCTTACTAAGAAAGTTAATGATGGGGCAAATGAAAATGCAGAATCAACTTGAATTAGAAAAATATAAGAGGGAAGAAAATGATCAATTAACACAACAGAAAATCACCTTCTTTACTAATGTATCTCATGAACTTCGAACTCCTCTTACTTTAATAAAAAGCCCATTAGAGTTTATGATTTCTGAAGAAGATGACCCTAAGAAACTGACCATGCTTACCCGCATGAAAAATAATAGTGACAGGTTAGGTCGTTTGGTTAATCAAGTACTTGATTTAAGAAAAATTGAACAAGGTGGCGAGACATTAAATACGCATCAATATGATATTGTTCAATTTGTAAAGTCTATTCAAGATCACTTCGAAGAGGCCTCATTAAAAAGAGGGTTACAAGTTAAATTTACTGCTCCTTTTGATCATTACATTCAAGAAATTGATGTCACAAAAATGGAAAAAGTGATTTATAATTTGTACTCAAATGCTATAAAATTCACTCCCGATGATGGTAAAATAGAAACCTCTATTGGTTTAACAGATCAAGACTATTCAGAAAATGTACAAGATCATCTTTTTATAAAAGTTGCAAATACAGGCCAAGGGATTCCTAAAGAGTACCTCACAAAAATATTTGATCGTTTTGTAAATGTTCAGCTACCAAATTACAACGGGCAGAAAGGTACTGGTATTGGTCTGGCTTTAGTTAGAGATTACGTTAAACTACACAACGGACAGGTAACGGTAGAGAGTACCGAAAATGAATGGACTACATTTACTATCTTTTTACCAATTCAAGAATTGAAGTTTATAAATAAGAATGAAATTGAAGATCATGTTGTAGTTTCTGAAGTCGAAATAGACAGTATCATTACATCTCAACCAGAAGAAAATAACTATATAGAAGAGGAGCAAGAAGACGAAATAACTATTGAAGATAGTAGACCTACTTTACTTATTGTAGAAGATGATGTAGATATGCAGGCTTTTCTAGTTGAATTATTTGAAGATGAATACCATATTTTAAGAGCAAATAATGGTGCTGATGGATGGAAATTAGCGAAGTCTAAGTTACCTACAATCATTATTTCTGATTGGATGATGCCCAAAATGAATGGTGCTAAAATGACGGAAAAAATTAAATCAGATTTAAGAACAAGTCATATTCCTACAATTCTACTAACGGCTAAAAGTGGTATTGATAGTAAGATGGAAGGAATTGAAATGGGTGCTGATGAATACATAGAAAAACCATTTAATGTAGATTATCTTAAACTAAGAGTACGTAAACTTATAGAACAGCGTACAATGTTAAGAGAAAACGTAAAGAAAGAAGCTATTATCAAACCAAACGAGGTGACCATCAATTCTATTGATGAAAATTTCTTGACTGAAGTAATAGATATTATAGAAAAAAAGATAGACAATCATGAATTTACAGTAAAAGAACTTTGTGAGGAAGTTGGTTTAAGTCACTCTAATCTTTTAAAGAAAATTAAATCGCTAACTGGTCAAACAGTCAATGAGTTTATTCGAGAATACAGGCTAAAAAGAGCTGCTCAGTTACTTAGAGATAGTACGTACAATATCTCTGATGTAATGTATATGGTTGGTTTCAATCACCCGTCATACTTTACAAAAATGTTTAAAGAGATGTTTAAAGCTACTCCAAAAGAATATAGAAATAAGCACAAAGAAGAAGTGAATGGGTAG
- a CDS encoding sulfatase family protein, with product MKVIKVLPFIGLSLLCLSFKSVSDKPKEDKKPNIVLILADDMGFGDLGITGSTEIKTPNIDALGEKGVFFNQGYVSSPVCSPSRAGLLTGRNQVTFGYDNNLPKNLSYTDGLPTEIKTIPEYLKPLGYTSGIIGKWHLGDGEEHHPKNRFDEYWSFPYGGHNYFKNGKATKKAQKAYASALESNYKTPQEITYLTDDIGDECADFIKRHKDEPFFLYASFNAPHAPLQALEEDIALYEHIKDPKRRTYAAMVHRLDLNVAKIIAMLEEHNLDENTIIVFLSDNGGPIGNGSLNAPYSGKKGTLLEGGIHVPFMMKWSKHIPENIRYEQTISSLDLAATFITAAGGKVNDVLDGVDLVPYVKGENKETPHQQMTWKFTVSRSIRDGNWKLVTIPNHLPMLFDLSTDVSEQNDLLFKEKEKAEKMIKQLGNWEVALPNPSYFEENKYKALQQKDYYKKYQLKQPSTL from the coding sequence ATGAAAGTAATTAAAGTTTTACCTTTTATCGGACTTAGCCTTTTATGCTTATCATTTAAAAGTGTTTCTGATAAACCAAAGGAAGATAAAAAGCCTAATATCGTACTTATCTTAGCTGATGATATGGGTTTTGGTGATCTCGGAATTACAGGATCAACAGAAATTAAAACACCTAATATTGATGCTTTAGGAGAAAAAGGTGTCTTTTTTAATCAAGGGTATGTTTCTTCTCCAGTTTGTAGTCCGTCTAGGGCGGGGTTATTGACGGGAAGAAATCAGGTTACTTTTGGTTACGACAACAACCTACCAAAAAACCTTTCCTACACAGATGGTTTACCTACTGAAATAAAAACAATTCCAGAATATTTAAAGCCTTTAGGTTATACCTCTGGAATAATTGGTAAATGGCATCTTGGTGATGGTGAAGAACATCACCCTAAAAATCGTTTTGATGAATATTGGTCGTTTCCTTATGGAGGACACAATTATTTTAAAAATGGTAAAGCAACTAAAAAAGCACAAAAAGCGTATGCCTCTGCATTAGAGTCTAATTATAAAACACCACAAGAAATTACTTATCTAACTGACGATATTGGTGATGAATGTGCCGATTTTATCAAAAGACATAAAGACGAACCTTTCTTTTTATATGCCTCTTTTAATGCTCCACATGCTCCGTTACAAGCTTTAGAAGAAGATATTGCCTTGTATGAGCATATCAAAGACCCTAAAAGAAGAACATACGCAGCTATGGTGCATCGTTTAGACTTAAATGTGGCTAAAATTATTGCTATGTTAGAAGAACATAATCTTGATGAAAATACGATTATTGTATTTTTAAGTGACAATGGTGGTCCTATTGGAAATGGTTCTCTAAACGCTCCTTATTCTGGTAAAAAAGGTACTTTATTAGAAGGTGGAATTCATGTTCCTTTTATGATGAAATGGAGTAAGCATATTCCTGAAAACATTAGATATGAACAAACCATTTCTTCTTTAGATCTTGCAGCTACTTTTATTACTGCTGCAGGTGGCAAAGTAAATGATGTATTAGATGGTGTTGATCTTGTTCCTTACGTAAAGGGAGAAAATAAAGAAACTCCTCACCAGCAAATGACTTGGAAATTTACAGTAAGTAGATCTATTAGAGATGGAAATTGGAAGTTAGTAACTATTCCAAACCACTTACCTATGTTGTTCGATTTATCTACAGATGTATCTGAACAAAATGATCTCCTTTTTAAAGAAAAGGAAAAGGCAGAAAAAATGATTAAGCAATTAGGAAATTGGGAAGTAGCTTTACCTAACCCTAGTTACTTTGAAGAGAATAAATACAAGGCGTTGCAACAAAAAGATTACTATAAAAAGTATCAATTAAAGCAACCGTCTACTTTATAG